The DNA sequence TCAGATTTGTTTACTATTGTGTAATCTATGAACATGCTTTTGTTCAGCCAGTCAACGACCAAAGCCGAATTTAATCCAATAGCAATCGCTGCCACTATAATATATAAAGCTATAACCCATTTCTTTTTTGTTAAAGACATTCTACCCCTCTTCCTTCAAATTTTCCGACTGTATCAATTCGGCTTGAGCCCCATAATTCTCTTTCGCATTTATACGCTATAAAACTTAACCAGTCAACCTGTCTGACTTTAGCCATTGCGATTAGAAACAAAAAACAGCCGTGGCAATGTGCCAAGGCTGTTCATTCTGTCAATCTTCCGTATGCTGCCGATCGAGAATCTCCTTCAGGACCTGTGCCTGATTATGTTTCTCATTCTTAGCTGCATAGAGAAGTGTTACTTCCTTATTATGCTGTTTCACAACTTCCTTCAGTTCTTCCAGCTCCTTTCGCTGGTCTCCCTGCTTGAGTTCTTCCTTATATCTTCTTTTGAACTCCGGAAATTGATCCGCCTCATGATTGAACCATTTGCGAAGCTCCACAGACGGTGCCACGTCCTTTGCCCATATGTCGAGAGCTGCAGCTTCCTTCGATACACCCCGGGGCCAAACTCTGTCGACGAGAATGCGCACGCCGTCTTCAGCAGATTTCTCCTCATATATGCGTTTAACAGAAACCGGCATCGTACATTTCTCCTTGATCAAATATCTTCAGAGACCGATACCCCTATCACGAAAGAATTAAGCTTGTTCTGACTTCTCTTCTTTCAATCCTCTTCCGGACGCAAACCAGCCAATGACGGCAATTCCGACAAGGACAACATAGAACGTCACTTTCCAGATGGCTGAATGCGGGAAGTGTTCCGGAATCCAGCCGACTGCAGGATGAGCAAGTGTCATAATTCCAAGCTTCACCCCAACCCAACCGACGATCAGGAATGCAGCGATTTCAAGCCCAGGGCGTTTGTGAAGAATTTCAACGAAAATATTTGCAGCGAATCGCATGATGATCAGTCCGATCATACCACCGGCGAAAACGACGAAGAACTGGGCACCATCAAGACTTCCGATATTCGGGAAGCTCGTTTTCGGCAAAGCCACGGCAAGAGCAATAGCCGCAAGAATCGAGTCAATCGCGAACGCCAGGTCCGCAAATTCTACTTTCACAACAGTCATCCAGAAGCCGCTTCCGGCCTTTTTTGCCTTTTCCAGATCTCCCGGCTTTGGCTGCCGTGTTTTATCATAAAGATGCTTGATGGACATAAGCAGTAAGTACGCCGCTCCCAAACCTTGAATCCACCAGAAGTCGACGAGTAGAGAAATGACGAACAACGAACCGAAACGAAGGACGAATGCCCCAACTAATCCATAAAAGAGTGCTTTCTTTCGTTCTTTTTCTGGCAGGTGCTTAACCATAAGCGCAAGTACGAGTGCATTATCCGCGGCCAGCAATCCTTCCAGGGCGACCAGTATGAGCAAGACCCATCCATACTCCAATATCAGGTTTAAATCCATAAACATGCTCCTTTTGTTTTGAACGAGCTTTTTACAAGCTTATCCAAAGTATTATCCGGGTAAACTGCTACAGCCGCTTTCCCGTCATCATCTGCATCTTGTCCACCCCGGACATAGAAAAGGTCCTGCCCGAAAATACGAGCAGGACCAAAAGAAAAGAGACCTTACCCGCAAAGTGGTAAAGGTCTCGCTAACAACGCCGTTCGTTGCCAACCGAGCCGGGGAATTCAAGATTCCCGTAATGACGACTCGAGCTGTACAGCTACTCCCCTTTAGAAGAAGCATATGATGTTATTTTTAATTAAAACGGATTTCTCCATGACTGTCAACCTTTTTTAGTCAGCGAGCTCTTCAAGCCTTTTATTAATTTCTGCGATTTCCTTTTCAAGACGAATAAGCTGCTCTTCAGCCGCTGAAACACGGCCTTTGACATACTCCAGCTTATCCATATCTCCCTGGATTCTCACATAATCTGACTTCGCTTCGGCCAGTTTGCCTTCCAACGTCTTCCTCACTAATATCCGCCTCCTGGCTTTTGCGGGCAAGCCGCATTATTTTTTATTTTCAATCCTGCTTCTGCTCCAAACGCTCTTGGATCTTAATTTGTTCTTTTTCCGGTGAAGTTAGGCTGAACACACGATCACCCGGTTCAGCTGTTATTTCTGAATCACTGGCATAAAAAAGAATCTGACCGGATGGCTTCAAGATGCACAAGTAGACAGTATCTTCATGTTTGTCATTCACATATTGTTCGTAGTCATATTGTCTGGTTATGGCGGTCTCACTAAATTTAAAGCCTTCTTTGAGCCGTTCATTCAATTCAGTCATCGTAATGTCTGCACCGAACAAGTGTCTGCCGCCCACATTAACAGCAAGGTCATTCCTATTCTGATCATTCTTTTCATATGGGACGATTCGGAACATATTACGCCTGCCATACTCAGGAACAAAAGTAGTCCCTATAAGAGCATTATACGAGTCAAAGTCGGTTGCTGCAATTAAATAGTCATATGGCATTGTGTCCAATTGGTATTCTGTTTGCTCCGAAAGCATCTCGCCGTGATAAAAAGGGATTCCAAGGTCACGTGCATGCTTAAGCCTTTCCCATGACGAATCTACTATGAGTACTGGTATCTTCTCTCGAGCAAGAGCGGATGCGAAGCCGGCTGAAAATCTGCTGCTTCCTATGAACAGCACACCGGGATTACCGACCATGGACAAATCCAGTTTCCGCGCCAGCCACCCCATCGAGAAACCATGAATGATAACTGTGAAAATGACAAGACCAAATGTCAGTGTCGTCAGAATATGTGCATCTTCATATCCCGCCTCAACGAATACATTGGCGAAATAACCTGAAACTGTAAGTGCCACAATCCCCCGTGGAGCAATCCAGCCGACAAGCGTCTTTTCTCTCAATGTCAAATTCGTGCCGATGGTCGAAAGGAATATTGATAGCGGACGCACAACAATCATCATTAATACAACATAGCCAATGACACGGGGTGTAAATACTTGTTGGATCGTTTCCATATCCAATGATGCGGCAAGCATGATAAAAATCGCCGAAATAAGCAAAATTGATATATTTTCTTTGAAATGACGCATATCGGCTAATGAACTGATCTGCATATTGGCGAGTGTAATACCCATCGCCGTAACTGAGAGCAATCCTGTCTGCAAAACGATTGCATCGGGTACAGCAAAGCAGAAAATAACAGCCACGAATACAACCGGGGATTTCAGATATTCCGGCATTCTACCCGTTTCGAACAACCATCCGACAAGCCTACCGCAGATCCAGCCGAAGAAAGCCGCAAATATGGAAGCCGCGAAAAACGTGAGTAGTTTTCTTAAGCTGGGATCTTCAGCCGAGAAGAAGGCGATAATTTCGAATGCGAATACTGCTAGTAGCGCACCGAGCGGATCTACAACGATACTTTCCCACTTCAGGATTTTGGCAGGTCGAGGTTTCAATTTTGACTGGCGAAGGAGCGGAAGGATAACTGTCGGGCCTGTCACGATGAATAAAGCCCCGATTGTAAATGCAACCGCCCAGGAGAGCCCAGCTATATAGTGAGCTGTAAGAGAACCAAGGAGCCAGGCAATAAGCGCACCGAGCGTTGAAATTCTGAAAACCGGTTTCTCCAATTCGCCAAGCTCTTTGAAACTCAAATTCACACTTCCTGCGAATAAGATGATCGCAACAGCTGCAGAAGTGATTGGCTTATAAAGTTCTCCGAAGTCCTCTTGAGGGTTCATTAGACCGAGCACTGGACCAATCAGCAATCCCATCGCGGCCATCGCCACAATTGCCGGAAACTTAAAGCGCCAGGCAAGCCACTGCGAGCCGATCCCCAGAACACCGATCAGCATGAATTCAAACAGAATGGATGGCATGCTGCAAACCCCTTTCTTTACCAACTTTTCGATAGTTACGGACATTCTATATGGCACATCCAGAAAAGTAAAACGATAGCCAGCGGGGCCAAAATCGTGCGTCTTACTCTGTGCTGACGTGCGAGTAAGACGTTTTTTCGTGCGTTTACCTGGCGCCATTTGCGAGCGCCGTATTCTCGGTCGCAACTCTTATTTTACCAAGCGCAAGTCGGTTTCCTTCTAAAATTTATGTTAAGATAAAAGTCGAAACGAGGTGTCCTATTTGTTAACAACGGAAACAAAACTGCTGCAGCAATATTACGGCTATGATTCTTTTCGCCCCGGACAAGAGGATGTCATCCAGAAAGCTGTGGGCCATCTTAATACTCTCGCCGTCATGCCAACTGGTGGAGGCAAATCAATCTGCTATCAAATTCCCGGTCTGGCACTTGATGGAACCGCCATTATCATCTCTCCGCTGATTTCCCTCATGAAAGACCAGGTCGATTCACTTCTCGCATTAGGGATACCCGCAACATGCATCAACAGCTCTGTCTCATCCAGTGAACTTCGACAGCGTCTATCCGACATAAATCGCGGCCGTTATAAATTTGTCTATGTTGCACCAGAACGATTCGAATCGGAAATGTTCATGAATATCTTGCGTTCAATCCGGATATCTCTTATTGCATTCGATGAAGCGCATTGTATCTCCCAATGGGGACACGATTTCCGTCCGAGCTACCGCTCCATCATCCCCAATCTCAAGACGCTGACAAATGTGCCGTTCGTCATGGCCCTGACTGCTACAGCAACAGAAACGGTTATACAAGATATTTGTGACTTGCTTCATATTGAAACGGCGAATGTCGTGAAAACCGGATTTGCCCGTGATAATCTATCATTCTTCCTTGTTAAAGGAAAGAACAAGGACGACTATATCCGGGATTTCCTGAAGAAAAACTCAGATCAATCGGGCATCATTTATACGGCAACGCGCAAACGGGTCGATGCATTGCACAATTATTTGGAAAGCCGTGGTTTCCCCGTTAGCAAATATCATGCTGGACTGTCTGAGATAGAGCGACAAGATGCACAGGATGCTTTTATTCGCGATGAAATTCCAATTATGATTGCGACGAATGCATTTGGAATGGGAATTGATAAATCCAACGTCCGCTTTGTCATTCATGATGCGATGCCGATGAACATCGAATCCTATTATCAGGAGGCTGGGAGAGCTGGTCGTGATGGCGAACCGAGCGACTGTATTCTTCTATTTTCTCCACAAGATATTCAGCTGCAGAAGTTTTTCATCGAACAATCAGAAATGGATGAAGAGGCCAAACAGCATGAGTACGCCAAGCTCCGCGCCATGACGAACTACTGTCATACGCAGAACTGCCTAAGTGCTTTCATACTTGATTATTTCGATGATACGGAAAAGGCCGAGCGCTGCGGACATTGCAGTAACTGCTTGCGCGGAAAAGAAAAAGTCGACATGACAGAAGAAGCGCAGATGATCCTTTCCTGTGTAAAACGTATGGGCGAACGATTCGGTGTCGGCATGACAGCCAAAGTTCTTCGCGGTTCCAAAGACAAGAAAATTCTCGACTTCGGTCTGCACAAACTGAGCACATACGGCATCATGAATGCCTACACCGAAAAAGAGTTGACCGAATTCATCCAGTTTCTTGTCGCGGAGCAGCTTCTTTCCATGGAAGATGGCAAGTTCCCACTCCTGAAACTGAACAGCAAATCTGTTGATGTGCTGAAAGGACAAGAACAAGTTTTCATGCATGTCGTAACTGTTCCACAGACAGAGGAACTCGGCGAACATGCAGAGCTATTCGATCTACTTCGCCAGCTGCGTAAGAAAATCGCTGACGAAAAAAATCTGCCGCCATATGTCCTTTTCTCCGACGCGACTTTAAAAGATATGAGCCGCTACTTGCCCGACTCTGAAGAAGAAATGCTCGGAATCAAAGGGGTCGGCCGTAAAAAATATCAAGACTATGGCGAAGTCTTCCTTGAAGTCGTTAGCAAGTGGAGTGCGGAACATCCTGATGTCAAACCGGCAACCCGGATTTCCTCCGGATCCTCTATGACAAAGCGGGAACGCACAGCGAAGTCATCAGATGAGCGGTCTAGTCACCGGATCAGCTATGACTTGTTCCAGAGTGGCAAGTCCATTACAGAAATCGCCGCCATGCGCGACATGTCTCCACAGACAATTGAAAGCCATATTTTCAAGACAGCCTCAATGGGCTATCCAATTAGCTGGAATCTGTTCTTTACAGATAAGGAGGAAAAAATGGTACTCGCCGCACGCGAACAATTTGATGAACCCCCGAAGCTGAAAGAATTGCGCGACGCCCTCCCTGAGGAATGCAGCTATACTGCAATCAAAGGTGTCCTTGTGAAAAATAAATTAATGGAAGCATAAAGAAAACCCTCTGTGCCAAGCTCGGTACAGAGGGTTTTTTATTTGGGCATATTCTATTGTGTTTAATTTTTGTGTGTATTCTACTGCTTTCCACCCAGATTCAATGCTTCACACGCTTTATTCCAACACTTTTTGCCGGGATTCCAACAACTTTCCCGATTATTCAGCATGTCTGAAAAAGCAGACAAGCCCGGCGTACTTATGAGCTGCGTTTCTGGACGAGTTGTTTTCACACTTCGTCTGTCCGGTTCAGATGGCTAGAAGTTTGCGTCATAAGTAGCCTTGCTACAGGCTTGGAAAAGCTTTAGCCTTACGCAATTCTACTTATGAGCTGCACTTCTGATCAAGCCATCTTCACACTTCCGACGTACAGGAAGTACTAGTGCAATCGTTGCGACAGGACGTCGCGAATTTAGATTGTAATTGCCCAAGTTCCGTTTCGGAATACGGCTTCGGTTGTTCCGTCGGGTTTAACGCCGTCGATATCGAGCTTTTCGGAACCGATCATGAAGTCGACGTGGTTAAGGCTATCGTTGACGCCGTGCTTGTCGAGTTCTTCTTCATTCATGGATGAGCCGCCTTCGATGTTTGTCGGGTAGGCTTTGCCAAGTGCGATATGGCATGATGCGTTCTCATCGAACAATGTATTGTAGAAAATTAAGCCAGACTGAGAGACTGGAGACTCGTGCGGTACGAGTGCCACTTCACCAAGACGGCGTGATCCTTCATCTGTGTTCAGCAAATGCTCAAGCACCTTTTCTCCTTGTTCAGCTTTGAAATCAACTACCTTGCCATCTTTGAATGTCAGGCTGAAGTTGTCGATCAGGCTGCCGCCGTAGTTGAGCGGCTTAGTGCTTGCAACGGTGCCATTGACACCATATTTATGCGGCATGGAGAACACTTCTTCAGTCGGGATGTTCGGATTGAACTCAATACCCTTTTCAGAAATGGCAGAGCCACCTTTCCAAATATGTCCTTCAGGTAGTTCAAGTTCAAGGTCTGTGCCAGGTGCCTTGAAGATTAGCTTTTTATAAGCTTTCTCGTTCAGGATACCGCGAGCTTTCTCCAGCTTCGCATTATGCTTATTCCACGCTTCAATCGGATCATCCTGGTCAACACGAACAATTTTAAAGATGGCTTCCCAAAGGTTGTCAACTGCTTCTTCCTTAGACTGACCAGGGAAAATCTTTTGTGCCCAGTCCCCTGTTGGAATGGCGACGATGGACCATGTGATACGGTCATTCATCGTATATTGGCGGAAGTTCTTCATCGCTTCTCCTGCCGCCTTTGAAGCCATGGCAACACGTTCAGGATCTACGCCGCCGAGCAGGTCCGGATTCGTTCCCCTGATAGAAAGGACTGCTCCCCGCTCCTCCGTAATCCAGTCATGAAGTTTCACACGCCACTCCGGTACATTCTTCAAA is a window from the Aciduricibacillus chroicocephali genome containing:
- a CDS encoding aminopeptidase, encoding MPSKEILEKYAELALVKGVNLQKDQALMINAPIEGADFARIVVRKAYELGAKDVLVNWADDELTLLKYENAPEEVLKNVPEWRVKLHDWITEERGAVLSIRGTNPDLLGGVDPERVAMASKAAGEAMKNFRQYTMNDRITWSIVAIPTGDWAQKIFPGQSKEEAVDNLWEAIFKIVRVDQDDPIEAWNKHNAKLEKARGILNEKAYKKLIFKAPGTDLELELPEGHIWKGGSAISEKGIEFNPNIPTEEVFSMPHKYGVNGTVASTKPLNYGGSLIDNFSLTFKDGKVVDFKAEQGEKVLEHLLNTDEGSRRLGEVALVPHESPVSQSGLIFYNTLFDENASCHIALGKAYPTNIEGGSSMNEEELDKHGVNDSLNHVDFMIGSEKLDIDGVKPDGTTEAVFRNGTWAITI
- a CDS encoding SE1832 family protein translates to MRKTLEGKLAEAKSDYVRIQGDMDKLEYVKGRVSAAEEQLIRLEKEIAEINKRLEELAD
- a CDS encoding DUF488 domain-containing protein is translated as MPVSVKRIYEEKSAEDGVRILVDRVWPRGVSKEAAALDIWAKDVAPSVELRKWFNHEADQFPEFKRRYKEELKQGDQRKELEELKEVVKQHNKEVTLLYAAKNEKHNQAQVLKEILDRQHTED
- a CDS encoding TerC family protein — protein: MDLNLILEYGWVLLILVALEGLLAADNALVLALMVKHLPEKERKKALFYGLVGAFVLRFGSLFVISLLVDFWWIQGLGAAYLLLMSIKHLYDKTRQPKPGDLEKAKKAGSGFWMTVVKVEFADLAFAIDSILAAIALAVALPKTSFPNIGSLDGAQFFVVFAGGMIGLIIMRFAANIFVEILHKRPGLEIAAFLIVGWVGVKLGIMTLAHPAVGWIPEHFPHSAIWKVTFYVVLVGIAVIGWFASGRGLKEEKSEQA
- the recQ gene encoding DNA helicase RecQ, which gives rise to MLTTETKLLQQYYGYDSFRPGQEDVIQKAVGHLNTLAVMPTGGGKSICYQIPGLALDGTAIIISPLISLMKDQVDSLLALGIPATCINSSVSSSELRQRLSDINRGRYKFVYVAPERFESEMFMNILRSIRISLIAFDEAHCISQWGHDFRPSYRSIIPNLKTLTNVPFVMALTATATETVIQDICDLLHIETANVVKTGFARDNLSFFLVKGKNKDDYIRDFLKKNSDQSGIIYTATRKRVDALHNYLESRGFPVSKYHAGLSEIERQDAQDAFIRDEIPIMIATNAFGMGIDKSNVRFVIHDAMPMNIESYYQEAGRAGRDGEPSDCILLFSPQDIQLQKFFIEQSEMDEEAKQHEYAKLRAMTNYCHTQNCLSAFILDYFDDTEKAERCGHCSNCLRGKEKVDMTEEAQMILSCVKRMGERFGVGMTAKVLRGSKDKKILDFGLHKLSTYGIMNAYTEKELTEFIQFLVAEQLLSMEDGKFPLLKLNSKSVDVLKGQEQVFMHVVTVPQTEELGEHAELFDLLRQLRKKIADEKNLPPYVLFSDATLKDMSRYLPDSEEEMLGIKGVGRKKYQDYGEVFLEVVSKWSAEHPDVKPATRISSGSSMTKRERTAKSSDERSSHRISYDLFQSGKSITEIAAMRDMSPQTIESHIFKTASMGYPISWNLFFTDKEEKMVLAAREQFDEPPKLKELRDALPEECSYTAIKGVLVKNKLMEA
- a CDS encoding cation:proton antiporter translates to MPSILFEFMLIGVLGIGSQWLAWRFKFPAIVAMAAMGLLIGPVLGLMNPQEDFGELYKPITSAAVAIILFAGSVNLSFKELGELEKPVFRISTLGALIAWLLGSLTAHYIAGLSWAVAFTIGALFIVTGPTVILPLLRQSKLKPRPAKILKWESIVVDPLGALLAVFAFEIIAFFSAEDPSLRKLLTFFAASIFAAFFGWICGRLVGWLFETGRMPEYLKSPVVFVAVIFCFAVPDAIVLQTGLLSVTAMGITLANMQISSLADMRHFKENISILLISAIFIMLAASLDMETIQQVFTPRVIGYVVLMMIVVRPLSIFLSTIGTNLTLREKTLVGWIAPRGIVALTVSGYFANVFVEAGYEDAHILTTLTFGLVIFTVIIHGFSMGWLARKLDLSMVGNPGVLFIGSSRFSAGFASALAREKIPVLIVDSSWERLKHARDLGIPFYHGEMLSEQTEYQLDTMPYDYLIAATDFDSYNALIGTTFVPEYGRRNMFRIVPYEKNDQNRNDLAVNVGGRHLFGADITMTELNERLKEGFKFSETAITRQYDYEQYVNDKHEDTVYLCILKPSGQILFYASDSEITAEPGDRVFSLTSPEKEQIKIQERLEQKQD